One Agrobacterium vaccinii DNA window includes the following coding sequences:
- a CDS encoding DUF459 domain-containing protein codes for MVHKTAGNFWRITRRGSAVFLSLVICLPVTSQVAQAQEMRERRTLFEMMFGSPNRRDDRMYAPDREQPRMRRQPSRENRAVTRPQAPRKTPSVVQMRTEKPGPVAKLENARRVLVVGDFLAGAMGEALVSTFESSPAIAVDVRSNGSSGLVRTDYYDWFSILPQFIKETSPATIIIMLGSNDRQQMVMGDVKEKYGTDLWLKEYERRIDALIALAKRQQVPVLWVGLPAFQSPSLTADFVNFNRLYRSHIEKAGGEFVDVWDGFVDEAGKFVTTGSDVNGQQARLREADGIGMTQAGKQKLAFYVEKFVRRHLDGAGPDLMKLDGSNLPALTSLPALGIDAQQVRTQPISLTDPDLDGGDVLLGGKTPPKLSVMESPREKLTKRGLMDDAPLGRVDDYRVPAPAETAAK; via the coding sequence GTGGTGCACAAGACTGCAGGCAATTTTTGGAGGATAACACGGCGCGGAAGTGCCGTGTTTTTGTCCCTCGTCATCTGCCTGCCGGTGACATCGCAGGTTGCCCAAGCGCAGGAAATGCGCGAGCGTCGCACCCTGTTCGAAATGATGTTCGGCAGCCCCAACCGGCGCGATGACCGCATGTATGCGCCCGACAGAGAGCAGCCGAGAATGCGCAGGCAGCCCTCACGGGAAAATCGCGCCGTAACCCGCCCACAGGCACCGCGCAAGACGCCATCCGTGGTCCAGATGCGCACCGAAAAGCCCGGCCCCGTTGCCAAGCTTGAAAATGCTCGCCGTGTTCTCGTGGTGGGTGATTTTCTGGCCGGGGCCATGGGCGAAGCGCTGGTTTCGACCTTTGAAAGCTCACCCGCCATTGCAGTAGATGTGCGCTCCAACGGTTCCTCCGGCCTTGTGCGCACGGATTATTACGACTGGTTTTCCATTCTTCCACAATTCATCAAGGAAACCAGCCCCGCGACCATTATCATCATGCTGGGCTCCAATGACCGCCAGCAGATGGTCATGGGCGATGTCAAAGAAAAATACGGCACCGACCTCTGGCTCAAGGAATATGAGCGCCGCATCGATGCGCTGATTGCGCTGGCCAAACGTCAGCAGGTACCCGTTCTCTGGGTCGGCCTTCCGGCCTTCCAGTCGCCGTCATTGACCGCCGATTTCGTGAATTTCAACCGCCTATACCGCAGCCATATCGAAAAGGCGGGCGGAGAATTCGTGGATGTCTGGGACGGCTTCGTCGATGAGGCCGGAAAATTCGTGACGACCGGGTCCGATGTCAACGGCCAGCAGGCGCGCCTGCGCGAGGCAGACGGCATCGGCATGACGCAGGCGGGCAAACAGAAACTGGCCTTCTACGTCGAAAAATTCGTCCGCCGCCACCTGGATGGCGCAGGCCCCGATCTGATGAAACTCGACGGCAGCAATCTACCAGCGCTCACCTCCCTCCCGGCGCTGGGCATAGACGCCCAACAGGTCCGCACGCAGCCTATCAGCCTCACCGACCCCGACCTCGATGGTGGCGATGTGCTATTGGGAGGCAAAACCCCTCCCAAACTCTCCGTCATGGAATCCCCTCGCGAAAAACTAACCAAACGCGGCCTGATGGACGACGCCCCGCTGGGACGGGTGGACGATTACCGCGTGCCCGCGCCTGCGGAGACGGCGGCGAAGTAA
- a CDS encoding glutamate synthase subunit beta: protein MGKVTGFLEIDRQVGKYQPASDRIRHFREFTIPMSDPEVQKQAARCMDCGIPYCHGPTGCPVHNQIPDWNDLVYNNNWEEAIRNLHSTNNFPEFTGRVCPAPCEEACTLNLEDAPVAIKTVEQAIADKAYELGFIVPKPATVHTGKKVAIIGSGPAGLAAAQQLGRAGHDVHVYERESKAGGLLRYGIPDFKMEKNFIDRRVEQIKGEGVTFHYGVNVGVDMPVETLLAEHDAVLYCGGSETPRPAGIGGTEFHGVHDAMPYLVQQNRRVGRESIDSVGWPSDPILAGGKHVVVVGGGDTASDCVGTAFRQGAVKVTQLDIRPMPPEKEDKLAVWPYWATKMRTSSSQAEGAAREFQVATLEFVGDEDGVLTGVKCCQVDERRKPIAGTEFIIKADLAFIAIGFSGPATDSVLKEMDGKLTLNTDRRGSTNVIANDKDYKTSVDKMWVAGDVRRGQSLVVWAIREGRQAARAIDEALMGETLLPS from the coding sequence ATGGGCAAGGTTACAGGTTTTCTGGAAATAGATCGTCAGGTTGGCAAGTATCAGCCGGCGTCGGATCGTATTCGCCATTTCCGGGAATTCACCATTCCCATGTCGGACCCGGAAGTGCAGAAGCAGGCGGCGCGTTGCATGGACTGTGGCATTCCCTATTGCCATGGCCCGACCGGCTGCCCGGTTCATAACCAGATCCCCGACTGGAACGATCTGGTCTATAACAACAACTGGGAAGAGGCGATCCGCAACCTCCATTCCACCAACAATTTCCCGGAGTTCACCGGTCGTGTCTGTCCGGCACCCTGCGAGGAAGCCTGCACGCTGAACCTCGAAGATGCGCCGGTGGCGATCAAGACGGTCGAGCAGGCGATTGCGGATAAGGCCTATGAGCTTGGCTTTATCGTGCCCAAGCCTGCTACGGTTCACACCGGCAAGAAGGTTGCCATCATCGGTTCCGGCCCGGCCGGTCTGGCGGCGGCCCAGCAACTGGGGCGTGCGGGTCACGATGTGCATGTCTATGAGCGCGAATCCAAGGCTGGCGGCTTGCTGCGCTACGGCATTCCCGACTTCAAGATGGAGAAGAACTTCATCGATCGCCGGGTCGAGCAGATCAAGGGCGAGGGCGTGACGTTCCATTACGGCGTCAATGTCGGTGTCGATATGCCCGTCGAAACGCTACTCGCGGAACACGATGCCGTGCTCTATTGCGGCGGCTCGGAAACACCGCGTCCGGCTGGCATCGGCGGCACGGAATTCCATGGTGTCCACGATGCCATGCCCTACCTCGTCCAACAGAATCGCCGCGTCGGTCGCGAAAGCATCGACAGCGTCGGCTGGCCTTCCGATCCGATCCTTGCCGGTGGCAAGCATGTGGTGGTCGTCGGCGGTGGTGATACGGCGTCTGACTGCGTCGGCACGGCGTTCCGTCAGGGTGCAGTGAAGGTCACGCAGCTCGACATTCGCCCGATGCCGCCCGAGAAGGAAGACAAGCTCGCCGTCTGGCCCTATTGGGCGACCAAGATGCGCACGTCTTCTTCGCAGGCCGAAGGTGCAGCCCGCGAATTTCAGGTCGCAACGCTCGAATTCGTCGGTGACGAAGACGGCGTGCTGACAGGCGTGAAGTGCTGCCAGGTGGATGAGCGCCGCAAGCCCATCGCAGGCACGGAATTCATCATCAAGGCCGACCTCGCCTTCATCGCCATCGGGTTTTCCGGCCCTGCCACCGATAGCGTTCTGAAAGAGATGGACGGCAAGCTGACGCTCAACACCGACCGTCGCGGTTCCACCAACGTCATCGCCAACGACAAGGACTACAAGACCTCGGTCGACAAGATGTGGGTCGCAGGCGACGTGCGCCGCGGCCAGTCGCTGGTCGTCTGGGCCATCCGCGAAGGCCGCCAGGCCGCGCGTGCCATCGATGAAGCACTGATGGGCGAGACGCTTTTGCCGAGCTGA
- the galU gene encoding UTP--glucose-1-phosphate uridylyltransferase GalU, with protein sequence MVEQKKIRKAVFPVAGLGTRFLPATKAVPKEMLTVVDKPVIQYVVDEAAEAGIEHFVFVTGRGKGVIEDYFDIQFELEQMLRERNKNAELTLLAGLLPKAGTASFTRQQVPLGLGHAVWCARDIVGDEPFAVLLPDMIMHSEKSCLKGMVDLYDQTGGNVVAVQECEPDQTHKYGIVGVGDAVGNDGFKITQMVEKPAKGTAPSNFYINGRYILQPEIFDILENQERGAGNEIQLTDGMLTLAKSQEFAGYSFNGETFDCGAKDGFILANVAFALERGDIRPTIEGPLKALVDRLK encoded by the coding sequence GTGGTAGAACAGAAGAAAATTCGGAAAGCAGTTTTCCCGGTGGCGGGTCTTGGAACGCGTTTCCTGCCGGCAACCAAGGCGGTTCCGAAGGAAATGCTGACCGTGGTCGACAAGCCGGTCATCCAATATGTGGTGGATGAGGCAGCTGAAGCCGGTATCGAGCATTTCGTTTTCGTAACGGGCCGTGGGAAAGGGGTGATCGAAGACTACTTCGACATTCAGTTCGAACTTGAGCAGATGCTGCGCGAGCGCAACAAAAATGCCGAACTGACCCTGCTGGCCGGTCTTCTGCCAAAGGCGGGCACGGCAAGCTTCACGCGTCAGCAGGTGCCGCTCGGTCTTGGCCACGCTGTATGGTGTGCGCGTGACATTGTCGGCGACGAGCCGTTTGCGGTTCTGTTGCCTGATATGATCATGCATTCAGAAAAAAGCTGCCTCAAGGGCATGGTCGATCTTTATGATCAGACAGGTGGCAACGTCGTGGCGGTTCAGGAGTGCGAGCCCGACCAGACGCACAAATACGGTATTGTCGGTGTTGGTGACGCCGTGGGTAATGACGGTTTCAAGATCACGCAGATGGTGGAAAAGCCAGCCAAGGGCACGGCTCCTTCCAACTTCTACATCAATGGCCGTTATATTCTGCAGCCGGAGATTTTCGACATTCTCGAAAACCAGGAACGCGGTGCGGGCAACGAGATTCAGTTGACCGATGGCATGTTGACGCTGGCGAAATCCCAGGAATTTGCCGGTTACAGCTTCAACGGCGAAACATTCGATTGCGGCGCCAAGGATGGTTTCATCCTCGCCAACGTCGCTTTTGCGCTGGAACGTGGCGATATTCGCCCAACCATCGAAGGACCTTTGAAGGCCCTCGTCGACAGGCTGAAGTGA
- a CDS encoding lytic murein transglycosylase: protein MKKLILSPIRSQVRKFGCIAFAGIAIALAPAPANADAGFRQWINQFYATAAKEGISKSTYQKAFAGVTEPDPDALRKATFQPEFTTKIWDYVDSRVNPYTVRIGREMKMKHATTLNWIERNFKVDKHVILAIWSMESNYGAVLEKPERLHNIPQALATLAYSDPRRGKFARTQLIAALKILQNGDVTPKQLTGSWAGAMGHTQFIPTSYLLYAVDADGNGKRDIWHSIPDALATAANLLAKNGWEPGRTWGYETVVPNGGGRYEGQTKSMAEWQKLGFARPSGKGFPRGADRAMLKMQGGANGPGFLMTKNFFTIKKYNSSDSYALAVGLLADEIAGTGGMQQRWPRPDNTLDVKEKFELQTRMKELGYYDGEVDGNFGSGSKAAISAIQKRMGMENDGEPSRLLLRALRN, encoded by the coding sequence ATGAAAAAGCTGATCCTTTCCCCCATCCGCTCCCAAGTCCGTAAATTTGGCTGCATCGCGTTTGCGGGTATCGCAATCGCGCTTGCGCCAGCGCCTGCCAATGCCGATGCAGGCTTCCGCCAGTGGATCAACCAGTTCTATGCCACCGCCGCCAAGGAAGGCATCAGCAAATCGACCTATCAGAAGGCTTTTGCCGGTGTGACAGAGCCCGACCCGGACGCGCTGCGCAAGGCAACCTTTCAGCCCGAATTTACCACTAAAATCTGGGATTACGTCGATAGCCGCGTGAACCCTTACACGGTGCGCATCGGCCGTGAAATGAAGATGAAGCACGCCACGACGCTCAACTGGATCGAGCGTAACTTCAAGGTGGACAAGCATGTCATCCTCGCCATCTGGTCGATGGAATCCAATTACGGCGCGGTTTTGGAAAAGCCGGAACGCCTGCACAATATTCCGCAGGCGCTGGCAACCCTTGCCTATTCGGACCCCAGACGCGGCAAGTTCGCCCGCACGCAGCTGATCGCAGCCCTGAAAATCCTTCAGAACGGTGACGTGACGCCGAAGCAGCTGACCGGCTCCTGGGCTGGCGCCATGGGCCACACACAGTTCATTCCCACAAGCTATCTGCTTTATGCGGTTGATGCTGATGGTAACGGCAAGCGCGACATCTGGCACTCCATTCCTGATGCGCTGGCAACGGCTGCCAATCTCTTGGCCAAAAACGGTTGGGAACCGGGCCGCACCTGGGGTTACGAAACTGTCGTTCCAAATGGTGGCGGACGTTATGAGGGCCAGACCAAGAGCATGGCCGAGTGGCAGAAGCTCGGTTTCGCGCGCCCCAGCGGCAAGGGCTTTCCACGCGGTGCAGACCGCGCCATGCTGAAAATGCAAGGCGGTGCCAATGGCCCAGGCTTCCTGATGACGAAGAACTTCTTCACCATCAAGAAATACAATTCGTCGGATAGCTACGCTCTGGCCGTTGGCCTTCTGGCGGATGAAATCGCTGGAACCGGCGGCATGCAGCAGCGCTGGCCACGCCCGGACAACACGCTGGACGTAAAAGAAAAGTTTGAATTGCAAACCCGCATGAAAGAACTTGGCTATTACGATGGCGAGGTCGATGGCAATTTCGGCTCCGGTTCCAAGGCGGCCATCAGCGCCATCCAGAAACGTATGGGCATGGAAAACGATGGCGAGCCCTCGCGACTGTTGCTGCGCGCCCTGCGCAATTGA
- a CDS encoding antitoxin, whose amino-acid sequence MNVVKIAQVFNNGRSRAIRIPKEFEFEADQVEISMNENGDLLVHPVRAPRSPAGLVAWLRTLEPLSEEDQMPEIEDYPPEPVDIDFPE is encoded by the coding sequence ATGAACGTCGTCAAGATTGCACAAGTCTTCAACAATGGGAGAAGCCGGGCGATACGAATTCCCAAGGAATTCGAATTCGAAGCGGATCAGGTGGAAATCAGCATGAATGAAAATGGTGATCTGCTTGTTCATCCGGTGAGGGCGCCTCGCTCTCCTGCGGGTTTGGTGGCGTGGCTGCGCACACTTGAGCCGCTTTCTGAGGAAGACCAGATGCCGGAAATCGAGGACTATCCACCGGAGCCGGTGGACATCGATTTTCCAGAATGA
- a CDS encoding GNAT family N-acetyltransferase: MVRPISKIRLAISTDAQTLGVIGPATYATSYGYLWDDPLALSEQLHTFGADAFRSFMRRENTRVWIAEIDNTPVGFLTMVLGVADPVTFETDGAEIPRIYLLPGAQGHGLGRMLIDAATSEASREGLRYVWLDVMTSATNAIEAYRKWGFVDIGKKPFTRPVKAKFKDMIILRKSAAVSH, encoded by the coding sequence ATGGTCAGGCCGATATCAAAGATCAGACTTGCGATTTCCACCGACGCCCAGACACTCGGGGTCATTGGGCCCGCGACTTATGCGACAAGCTACGGTTATCTATGGGATGATCCACTTGCCTTGTCAGAGCAACTCCACACTTTTGGTGCCGATGCGTTCCGTTCGTTTATGCGCCGTGAAAACACACGGGTCTGGATCGCCGAGATAGACAACACGCCAGTGGGGTTCCTTACGATGGTGCTTGGCGTTGCTGATCCGGTAACTTTCGAAACAGACGGGGCTGAAATACCGCGAATATATCTTCTACCGGGCGCTCAGGGACATGGTTTGGGCCGAATGCTGATTGACGCCGCAACGTCTGAGGCAAGCAGGGAGGGGTTGCGGTATGTATGGCTGGATGTCATGACGTCTGCCACAAATGCCATTGAGGCTTATCGCAAATGGGGATTTGTCGACATTGGGAAAAAGCCCTTCACCCGCCCGGTGAAAGCGAAATTTAAGGACATGATTATACTTCGGAAGTCTGCTGCTGTTTCGCATTAG
- a CDS encoding type II toxin-antitoxin system VapC family toxin, whose translation MRYLYDTNIISNLIRSPEEKVGQRTAALAIGDLGTSIIVAAELRFGYRNRGSRRLEMLVEQVLANFEIAPWASPADMHYADIRSTLQEQGQLIGQMDMLIAAHALALDAVVVTDNEREFSRVPGLKVENWLR comes from the coding sequence ATGAGGTATCTGTACGACACGAACATCATCTCCAACCTGATCCGATCTCCTGAAGAGAAGGTGGGTCAACGCACGGCGGCACTTGCGATTGGGGATTTGGGGACGAGCATCATTGTGGCGGCGGAACTTCGATTTGGATATCGCAACCGTGGTTCACGGCGGCTGGAAATGCTGGTCGAGCAGGTTCTGGCAAACTTCGAGATCGCGCCTTGGGCATCGCCTGCGGATATGCACTACGCCGATATACGCAGTACCTTGCAGGAGCAGGGTCAGTTGATCGGCCAGATGGACATGCTGATCGCCGCACACGCGCTTGCGCTCGATGCGGTGGTCGTGACGGATAATGAGAGAGAATTTTCCCGCGTACCGGGATTGAAAGTTGAAAATTGGCTTCGATAG